One window of the Manihot esculenta cultivar AM560-2 chromosome 14, M.esculenta_v8, whole genome shotgun sequence genome contains the following:
- the LOC110631413 gene encoding E2F transcription factor-like E2FE isoform X2, protein MPRHWIFEENLDNFLNKEIPSTWKWISHFTCHISSLSKIMPLSSGEAPESSCHHAPYSRKQKSLGLLCSNFLSFYDRGGVEIIGLDDAASKLGVERRRIYDVVNVLESVGVLARKAKNKYTWKGFAAIPKALQELKEDGLRENLSSFGKQQSSNCEKVSDYENDYEDECDSNPNTGSQNDNSIPSGIVKSTAAPRYDNRKEKSLGLLTRNFVKLFVCSKADLISLDEAAKLLFGDAHNLSIMRTKVRRLYDIANVLSSLELIEKTHTAEARKPAFKWLGWRGKPESGSGDALTESRKRKFGADVTNICFKRSQVDSSADGDRNDNLKLPNQIKVENVVTMADRSTSGQDSSKSYHFGPFAPVTVAKVGGSDNKVTQTHDWDSLESTYRPRYHNEALRELFAHYMEAWKSWCTEVLARKQYKSSDASPLCILMDSK, encoded by the exons ATGCCAAGACATTGGATATTTGAAG AAAATCTTGATAATTTCCTGAACAAAGAGATCCCAAGCACCTGGAAATGGATATCACACTTCACATGTCAT ATCTCATCCCTTTCAAAAATCATGCCTTTATCATCTGGCGAGGCGCCGGAATCCTCTTGTCATCACGCCCCCTacagcagaaaacagaaatctcTCGGTCTCCTTTGCTCTAA TTTCTTGAGCTTTTACGATAGAGGCGGTGTTGAAATCATTGGGCTCGATGATGCTGCCTCTAAATTAG GCGTTGAGAGACGGCGGATCTATGACGTTGTCAATGTTTTAGAGAGCGTTGGG GTTCTTGCAAGAAAAGCAAAGAATAAGTATACATGGAAAGGATTTGCGGCAATCCCTAAAGCCCTTCAGGAGTTGAAG GAAGACGGTTTAAGGGAGAATTTAAGCAGTTTTGGTAAGCAGCAGAGCAGCAATTGTGAGAAA GTGTCGGATTATGAAAATGATTATGAAGATGAGTGTGATTCCAATCCTAACACAGGAAGCCAGAATGATAATTCCATTCCCAGTGGCATTGTCAAATCAACGGCAGCACCGAGATATG ataatagaaaagaaaaatctctGGGACTTCTCACACGGAATTTTGTCAAGCTCTTTGTTTGCTCTAAA GCAGATCTAATCTCCCTTGATGAAGCTGCAAAACTATTGTTCGGGGATGCTCACAATTTGTCAATAATGAGAA CAAAAGTAAGACGGCTCTATGACATTGCAAATGTGTTGTCTTCCTTGGAACTTATTGAAAAG ACTCATACAGCAGAAGCCAGGAAACCAGCATTCAAGTGGTTGGGTTGGAGAGGAAAACCTGAGAGTGGATCTGGTGATGCTTTGACCGAGtcaaggaaaagaaaatttggAGCTGATGTTACTAATATTTGtttcaaaagaagtcaagtagattCTTCAGCTGATGGAGATAGAAACGACAATTTAAAATTGCCAAACCAAATAAAAGTTGAGAATGTAGTAACAATGGCTGATAGAAGCACTTCGGGTCAGGATTCCTCAAAGAGTTACCACTTTGGCCCTTTTGCTCCTGTTACAGTGGCCAAAGTTGGTGGTTCTGATAATAAAGTGACTCAAACTCATGACTGGGATAGTCTTGAGTCTACTTACCGTCCTCGATATCACAACGAAG CCTTGAGAGAACTTTTTGCTCATTACATGGAAGCATGGAAATCATGGTGCACTGAAGTGCTGGCAAGAAAGCAATACAAGTCTTCTGATGCTTCACCTCTCTGCATTTTAATGGACTCCAAATGA
- the LOC110631413 gene encoding E2F transcription factor-like E2FE isoform X1 — protein sequence MIMCHGAFSCYCFSENLDNFLNKEIPSTWKWISHFTCHISSLSKIMPLSSGEAPESSCHHAPYSRKQKSLGLLCSNFLSFYDRGGVEIIGLDDAASKLGVERRRIYDVVNVLESVGVLARKAKNKYTWKGFAAIPKALQELKEDGLRENLSSFGKQQSSNCEKVSDYENDYEDECDSNPNTGSQNDNSIPSGIVKSTAAPRYDNRKEKSLGLLTRNFVKLFVCSKADLISLDEAAKLLFGDAHNLSIMRTKVRRLYDIANVLSSLELIEKTHTAEARKPAFKWLGWRGKPESGSGDALTESRKRKFGADVTNICFKRSQVDSSADGDRNDNLKLPNQIKVENVVTMADRSTSGQDSSKSYHFGPFAPVTVAKVGGSDNKVTQTHDWDSLESTYRPRYHNEALRELFAHYMEAWKSWCTEVLARKQYKSSDASPLCILMDSK from the exons ATGATTATGTGTCATGGTGCCTTCTCTTGTTACTGCTTTTCAGAAAATCTTGATAATTTCCTGAACAAAGAGATCCCAAGCACCTGGAAATGGATATCACACTTCACATGTCAT ATCTCATCCCTTTCAAAAATCATGCCTTTATCATCTGGCGAGGCGCCGGAATCCTCTTGTCATCACGCCCCCTacagcagaaaacagaaatctcTCGGTCTCCTTTGCTCTAA TTTCTTGAGCTTTTACGATAGAGGCGGTGTTGAAATCATTGGGCTCGATGATGCTGCCTCTAAATTAG GCGTTGAGAGACGGCGGATCTATGACGTTGTCAATGTTTTAGAGAGCGTTGGG GTTCTTGCAAGAAAAGCAAAGAATAAGTATACATGGAAAGGATTTGCGGCAATCCCTAAAGCCCTTCAGGAGTTGAAG GAAGACGGTTTAAGGGAGAATTTAAGCAGTTTTGGTAAGCAGCAGAGCAGCAATTGTGAGAAA GTGTCGGATTATGAAAATGATTATGAAGATGAGTGTGATTCCAATCCTAACACAGGAAGCCAGAATGATAATTCCATTCCCAGTGGCATTGTCAAATCAACGGCAGCACCGAGATATG ataatagaaaagaaaaatctctGGGACTTCTCACACGGAATTTTGTCAAGCTCTTTGTTTGCTCTAAA GCAGATCTAATCTCCCTTGATGAAGCTGCAAAACTATTGTTCGGGGATGCTCACAATTTGTCAATAATGAGAA CAAAAGTAAGACGGCTCTATGACATTGCAAATGTGTTGTCTTCCTTGGAACTTATTGAAAAG ACTCATACAGCAGAAGCCAGGAAACCAGCATTCAAGTGGTTGGGTTGGAGAGGAAAACCTGAGAGTGGATCTGGTGATGCTTTGACCGAGtcaaggaaaagaaaatttggAGCTGATGTTACTAATATTTGtttcaaaagaagtcaagtagattCTTCAGCTGATGGAGATAGAAACGACAATTTAAAATTGCCAAACCAAATAAAAGTTGAGAATGTAGTAACAATGGCTGATAGAAGCACTTCGGGTCAGGATTCCTCAAAGAGTTACCACTTTGGCCCTTTTGCTCCTGTTACAGTGGCCAAAGTTGGTGGTTCTGATAATAAAGTGACTCAAACTCATGACTGGGATAGTCTTGAGTCTACTTACCGTCCTCGATATCACAACGAAG CCTTGAGAGAACTTTTTGCTCATTACATGGAAGCATGGAAATCATGGTGCACTGAAGTGCTGGCAAGAAAGCAATACAAGTCTTCTGATGCTTCACCTCTCTGCATTTTAATGGACTCCAAATGA
- the LOC110631413 gene encoding E2F transcription factor-like E2FE isoform X3 yields MPLSSGEAPESSCHHAPYSRKQKSLGLLCSNFLSFYDRGGVEIIGLDDAASKLGVERRRIYDVVNVLESVGVLARKAKNKYTWKGFAAIPKALQELKEDGLRENLSSFGKQQSSNCEKVSDYENDYEDECDSNPNTGSQNDNSIPSGIVKSTAAPRYDNRKEKSLGLLTRNFVKLFVCSKADLISLDEAAKLLFGDAHNLSIMRTKVRRLYDIANVLSSLELIEKTHTAEARKPAFKWLGWRGKPESGSGDALTESRKRKFGADVTNICFKRSQVDSSADGDRNDNLKLPNQIKVENVVTMADRSTSGQDSSKSYHFGPFAPVTVAKVGGSDNKVTQTHDWDSLESTYRPRYHNEALRELFAHYMEAWKSWCTEVLARKQYKSSDASPLCILMDSK; encoded by the exons ATGCCTTTATCATCTGGCGAGGCGCCGGAATCCTCTTGTCATCACGCCCCCTacagcagaaaacagaaatctcTCGGTCTCCTTTGCTCTAA TTTCTTGAGCTTTTACGATAGAGGCGGTGTTGAAATCATTGGGCTCGATGATGCTGCCTCTAAATTAG GCGTTGAGAGACGGCGGATCTATGACGTTGTCAATGTTTTAGAGAGCGTTGGG GTTCTTGCAAGAAAAGCAAAGAATAAGTATACATGGAAAGGATTTGCGGCAATCCCTAAAGCCCTTCAGGAGTTGAAG GAAGACGGTTTAAGGGAGAATTTAAGCAGTTTTGGTAAGCAGCAGAGCAGCAATTGTGAGAAA GTGTCGGATTATGAAAATGATTATGAAGATGAGTGTGATTCCAATCCTAACACAGGAAGCCAGAATGATAATTCCATTCCCAGTGGCATTGTCAAATCAACGGCAGCACCGAGATATG ataatagaaaagaaaaatctctGGGACTTCTCACACGGAATTTTGTCAAGCTCTTTGTTTGCTCTAAA GCAGATCTAATCTCCCTTGATGAAGCTGCAAAACTATTGTTCGGGGATGCTCACAATTTGTCAATAATGAGAA CAAAAGTAAGACGGCTCTATGACATTGCAAATGTGTTGTCTTCCTTGGAACTTATTGAAAAG ACTCATACAGCAGAAGCCAGGAAACCAGCATTCAAGTGGTTGGGTTGGAGAGGAAAACCTGAGAGTGGATCTGGTGATGCTTTGACCGAGtcaaggaaaagaaaatttggAGCTGATGTTACTAATATTTGtttcaaaagaagtcaagtagattCTTCAGCTGATGGAGATAGAAACGACAATTTAAAATTGCCAAACCAAATAAAAGTTGAGAATGTAGTAACAATGGCTGATAGAAGCACTTCGGGTCAGGATTCCTCAAAGAGTTACCACTTTGGCCCTTTTGCTCCTGTTACAGTGGCCAAAGTTGGTGGTTCTGATAATAAAGTGACTCAAACTCATGACTGGGATAGTCTTGAGTCTACTTACCGTCCTCGATATCACAACGAAG CCTTGAGAGAACTTTTTGCTCATTACATGGAAGCATGGAAATCATGGTGCACTGAAGTGCTGGCAAGAAAGCAATACAAGTCTTCTGATGCTTCACCTCTCTGCATTTTAATGGACTCCAAATGA
- the LOC110631411 gene encoding pentatricopeptide repeat-containing protein At1g74900, mitochondrial — translation MLTGLLRRNYSHLRLHPPKHSNFTTTTATATQPLEATTIVTLVLNSSNPQTLAQSLHSSTIQWTPQLVNAVLKHLWNHGPKALHFFNLLSHHPSYTHHASSFDHAIDISARLRDYRTLWALVSRMRSRRLGPSPKTFAIIAERYAAAGKAHRAVKVFMSMHEYGCFQDLSSFNTILDVLCKSKRVEMAYNLFKALRGRFKADCVSYNIIVNGWCLIKRTPKALEVLKEMVERGLTPNLTTYNIMLKGYFRAGQINEAWDFFLEMKKRNCEIDVVTYTSVIHGLGVAGEIKRARKVFDQMVKQGVLPSVPTYNALIQVLCKKDSVDNALLVFEEMVKMGYVPNSTTYNLVIRGLCHAGEMQRALAFMGRMKDDECEINVQTYNILIRYFCDSGEIEKGLDLFQEMGTGGCLPNLDTYNILIGAMFVRKKSDDLLVAGKLLVEMVDRGFLPRKITFNRVLDGLLLTGNQGFAKEILRLQSRCGRLPSKIKL, via the coding sequence ATGCTTACTGGGTTGCTCAGACGTAACTACTCTCACCTCCGTCTCCATCCCCCAAAACACAGCAACTTCACCACCACCACCGCCACCGCCACACAGCCGCTGGAAGCTACAACTATAGTCACCCTCGTTCTCAATTCATCAAACCCGCAAACTTTAGCCCAGTCTCTTCACTCATCCACCATCCAATGGACACCGCAGTTAGTCAATGCAGTCCTTAAACATCTTTGGAACCACGGGCCCAAGGCCCTTCATTTCTTCAACCTCCTTTCCCACCATCCTTCCTACACCCACCACGCTTCCTCCTTCGATCACGCCATCGACATATCTGCTCGCCTCCGTGATTACCGCACCCTCTGGGCCCTCGTTTCTCGCATGCGTTCCCGCCGCCTTGGACCCTCCCCGAAAACCTTCGCAATTATCGCCGAAAGGTATGCTGCCGCGGGAAAAGCCCATAGGGCAGTGAAAGTTTTCATGTCTATGCATGAATACGGATGTTTTCAAGATCTTTCTTCATTTAATACGATTCTTGATGTATTGTGTAAGTCGAAACGAGTTGAAATGGCTTATAATTTGTTTAAGGCTTTAAGGGGTAGGTTTAAGGCTGATTGTGTTAGTTATAATATAATTGTTAATGGCTGGTGTTTGATTAAGAGGACACCAAAAGCCTTGGAGGTGTTGAAGGAGATGGTGGAGAGAGGGTTAACACCAAATTTGACTACTTACAATATAATGCTTAAAGGATATTTCAGAGCTGGTCAAATTAATGAAGCTTGGGATTTTTTCTTGGAAATGAAGAAGAGGAACTGTGAGATTGATGTTGTTACTTACACTAGTGTGATTCATGGGCTTGGTGTTGCAGGTGAGATTAAGAGAGCCCGAAAGGTTTTTGATCAGATGGTGAAGCAAGGGGTGCTCCCTTCTGTTCCCACTTACAACGCTTTGATTCAGGTCCTATGTAAGAAGGATAGTGTAGATAATGCTTTATTGGTTTTCGAGGAGATGGTGAAAATGGGTTATGTCCCGAACTCAACCACTTATAACTTGGTGATCAGAGGATTATGTCATGCAGGTGAAATGCAGAGGGCATTAGCATTTATGGGGAGAATGAAAGATGATGAATGTGAGATAAATGTTCAAACATACAATATTTTGATTAGGTACTTCTGTGATTCAGGAGAGATTGAGAAGGGGTTGGATTTATTTCAGGAGATGGGCACTGGAGGTTGCTTGCCAAATTTGGATACATACAATATACTAATAGGGGCAATGTTTGTAAGGAAAAAATCAGATGATCTCTTGGTGGCAGGGAAGTTATTGGTTGAGATGGTTGATAGAGGATTTCTGCCTCGAAAAATTACTTTCAATCGGGTTCTTGATGGGCTTCTGTTAACTGGTAACCAAGGCTTTGCTAAAGAAATTCTGCGTTTACAGAGTAGATGTGGCCGTCTTCctagtaaaattaaattatga
- the LOC110599608 gene encoding anaphase-promoting complex subunit 8 isoform X1, translating into MSSRESCRNELRTAIRQLSDRCLYSASKWAAEQLVGIDQDPAKFTPSNTRFQRGSSSIRRRFRTNDITSTPPAGVSYVSTPVMEEDEVVDNDFYLLAKSYFDCREYRRAAHVLRDQTGKKATFLRCYALYLAGEKRKEEEMIELEGPLGKSDTVNREVASLERELSILRKNGTIDPFGLYLYGLVLKEKGNQNLARTVLTESVNSYPWNWSAWSELQSMCTTVEILNGLTLSNHWMKDFFLASAYQELRMHNESLTRYEYLQSTFSFSNYIQAQIAKAQYCLREFEQVEVIFEELLRNDPYRVEDVDMYSNVLYAKECFSALSYLAHRVFMTDKYRPESCCIIGNYYSLKGQHEKSVVYFRRALKLNKNYLSAWTLMGHEYVEMKNTPAAIDAYRRAVDINPRDYRAWYGLGQAYEMMGMPFYALHYFKKSVFLQSNDSRLWIAMAQCYETDQLHMLEEAIKCYRRAASCNDREAIALHQLAKLHAELGRSEEAALYYKKDLERMEAEEREGPNMVEALLFLAQHCREQKRFEEAEVYCTRLLDYTGPEKETAKSMLRGMRTSESSFPLMDIEHFHP; encoded by the exons ATGAGTTCAAGAGAGAGTTGCAGAAACGAGCTTCGAACTGCGATTCGCCAACTCAGCGATCGTTGTCTTTACTCTGCCTCCAAATG GGCAGCAGAGCAGCTGGTGGGAATCGACCAGGACCCTGCAAAATTCACTCCTTCAAATACCAGATTCCAGCGAGGAAGCTCAAGCATTCGCAGGAGATTCCGCACCAATGATATCACTTCTACACCACCAGCTGGGGTATCATATGTTTCTACTCCTGTGATGGAGGAAGATGAGGTAGTGGACAATGACTTTTACCTTCTGGCAAAGTCATACTTCGATTGCCGGGAGTATAGAAGGGCTGCACATGTGCTCCGAGATCAAACTGGAAAGAAGGCCACATTCCTGAGATGTTATGCTCTTTATCTG GCTGGAGAAAAGCGGAAAGAAGAGGAGATGATAGAACTTGAAGGGCCCTTAGGTAAGAGTGATACTGTGAACCGCGAGGTAGCATCTCTTGAGAGAGAGTTGTCAATACTCCGCAAGAATGGCACCATTGATCCCTTTGGCTTGTACTTGTATGGTCTTGTTCTTAAAGAGAAAGGCAATCAGAATCTTGCTCGCACAGTTCTTACGGAATCTGTGAATAGCTACCCTTGGAATTGGAGTGCTTGGTCAGAGCTGCAGTCTATGTGCACTACAGTTGAGATATTGAATGGTCTTACACTCAGTAACCATTGGATGAAGGATTTCTTTCTTGCCAGTGCTTATCAAGAACTACGGATGCACAATGAATCCCTCACTAGATATGAGTACTTACAAAGCACTTTCAGTTTCAGTAACTACATACAGGCCCAAATTGCAAAGGCGCAGTACTGTTTAAGAGAATTTGAACAAGTTGAAGTAATATTTGAGGAACTATTGAGGAATGACCCGTATCGAGTTgaagatgtggacatgtattccAATGTGCTCTATGCAAAGGAGTGTTTCTCTGCCCTTAGTTACCTTGCGCACAGGGTATTTATGACTGATAAATACAGACCTGAATCCTGTTGCATCATTGGAAATTATTACAGTTTAAAGGGGCAGCATGAGAAATCTGTTGTGTACTTTAGGAGGGCACTCAAGTTGaacaaaaattatttatctGCCTGGACTCTTATGGGTCATGAGTATGTTGAGATGAAAAACACTCCAGCTGCTATTGATGCCTATCGACGGGCTGTTGACATCAATCCTCGCGATTATCGAGCTTGGTATGGGCTGGGACAAGCATATGAGATGATGGGCATGCCCTTCTATGCGCTTCACTATTTTAAGAAGTCTGTTTTCTTGCAGTCAAATGATTCTCGGCTGTGGATTGCCATGGCTCAGTGTTATGAAACTGATCAGCTTCACATGCTTGAGGAGGCAATCAAGTGTTACAGGAGGGCTGCAAGTTGTAATGACAGAGAGGCAATTGCCCTACACCAGTTAGCCAAGCTCCATGCTGAGCTTGGACGTTCTGAAGAGGCAGCACTTTACTACAAGAAGGACTTGGAGaggatggaagctgaagagagAGAAGGACCAAATATGGTTGAAGCTTTGCTGTTTCTTGCCCAACACtgcagagagcagaagagattTGAAGAAGCAGAGGTGTATTGTACCCGCCTTCTCGATTATACTGGTCCA GAGAAGGAAACAGCGAAGAGTATGCTTCGAGGAATGAGAACATCAGAATCCAGTTTTCCTTTAATGGATATTGAGCATTTTCATCCCTGA
- the LOC110599608 gene encoding anaphase-promoting complex subunit 8 isoform X2 — protein MEEDEVVDNDFYLLAKSYFDCREYRRAAHVLRDQTGKKATFLRCYALYLAGEKRKEEEMIELEGPLGKSDTVNREVASLERELSILRKNGTIDPFGLYLYGLVLKEKGNQNLARTVLTESVNSYPWNWSAWSELQSMCTTVEILNGLTLSNHWMKDFFLASAYQELRMHNESLTRYEYLQSTFSFSNYIQAQIAKAQYCLREFEQVEVIFEELLRNDPYRVEDVDMYSNVLYAKECFSALSYLAHRVFMTDKYRPESCCIIGNYYSLKGQHEKSVVYFRRALKLNKNYLSAWTLMGHEYVEMKNTPAAIDAYRRAVDINPRDYRAWYGLGQAYEMMGMPFYALHYFKKSVFLQSNDSRLWIAMAQCYETDQLHMLEEAIKCYRRAASCNDREAIALHQLAKLHAELGRSEEAALYYKKDLERMEAEEREGPNMVEALLFLAQHCREQKRFEEAEVYCTRLLDYTGPEKETAKSMLRGMRTSESSFPLMDIEHFHP, from the exons ATGGAGGAAGATGAGGTAGTGGACAATGACTTTTACCTTCTGGCAAAGTCATACTTCGATTGCCGGGAGTATAGAAGGGCTGCACATGTGCTCCGAGATCAAACTGGAAAGAAGGCCACATTCCTGAGATGTTATGCTCTTTATCTG GCTGGAGAAAAGCGGAAAGAAGAGGAGATGATAGAACTTGAAGGGCCCTTAGGTAAGAGTGATACTGTGAACCGCGAGGTAGCATCTCTTGAGAGAGAGTTGTCAATACTCCGCAAGAATGGCACCATTGATCCCTTTGGCTTGTACTTGTATGGTCTTGTTCTTAAAGAGAAAGGCAATCAGAATCTTGCTCGCACAGTTCTTACGGAATCTGTGAATAGCTACCCTTGGAATTGGAGTGCTTGGTCAGAGCTGCAGTCTATGTGCACTACAGTTGAGATATTGAATGGTCTTACACTCAGTAACCATTGGATGAAGGATTTCTTTCTTGCCAGTGCTTATCAAGAACTACGGATGCACAATGAATCCCTCACTAGATATGAGTACTTACAAAGCACTTTCAGTTTCAGTAACTACATACAGGCCCAAATTGCAAAGGCGCAGTACTGTTTAAGAGAATTTGAACAAGTTGAAGTAATATTTGAGGAACTATTGAGGAATGACCCGTATCGAGTTgaagatgtggacatgtattccAATGTGCTCTATGCAAAGGAGTGTTTCTCTGCCCTTAGTTACCTTGCGCACAGGGTATTTATGACTGATAAATACAGACCTGAATCCTGTTGCATCATTGGAAATTATTACAGTTTAAAGGGGCAGCATGAGAAATCTGTTGTGTACTTTAGGAGGGCACTCAAGTTGaacaaaaattatttatctGCCTGGACTCTTATGGGTCATGAGTATGTTGAGATGAAAAACACTCCAGCTGCTATTGATGCCTATCGACGGGCTGTTGACATCAATCCTCGCGATTATCGAGCTTGGTATGGGCTGGGACAAGCATATGAGATGATGGGCATGCCCTTCTATGCGCTTCACTATTTTAAGAAGTCTGTTTTCTTGCAGTCAAATGATTCTCGGCTGTGGATTGCCATGGCTCAGTGTTATGAAACTGATCAGCTTCACATGCTTGAGGAGGCAATCAAGTGTTACAGGAGGGCTGCAAGTTGTAATGACAGAGAGGCAATTGCCCTACACCAGTTAGCCAAGCTCCATGCTGAGCTTGGACGTTCTGAAGAGGCAGCACTTTACTACAAGAAGGACTTGGAGaggatggaagctgaagagagAGAAGGACCAAATATGGTTGAAGCTTTGCTGTTTCTTGCCCAACACtgcagagagcagaagagattTGAAGAAGCAGAGGTGTATTGTACCCGCCTTCTCGATTATACTGGTCCA GAGAAGGAAACAGCGAAGAGTATGCTTCGAGGAATGAGAACATCAGAATCCAGTTTTCCTTTAATGGATATTGAGCATTTTCATCCCTGA
- the LOC110599609 gene encoding uncharacterized protein LOC110599609, with product MAGGRWIRPEVYPLFAAVGVAVGICGLQLVRNICINPEVRVNKQGRAAGVLENFAEGEKYAEHGLRKFVRKRAPEIMPSVNSFFTDPK from the exons ATGGCAGGAGGTCGATGGATTAGGCCTGAG GTGTATCCTCTGTTCGCCGCCGTTGGAGTTGCCGTTGGAATCTGTGGGTTGCAGCTGGTACGCAACATCTGCATCAACCCTGAAGTCAG GGTTAACAAGCAGGGAAGGGCTGCTGGAGTTTTGGAGAACTTTGCAGAGGGAGAAAAGTATGCTGAACATGGTCTAAGGAAGTTTGTCCGGAAGAGGGCCCCTGAAATTATGCCATCCGTCAATAGCTTCTTCACAGATCCAAAGTGA